DNA sequence from the Xyrauchen texanus isolate HMW12.3.18 chromosome 32, RBS_HiC_50CHRs, whole genome shotgun sequence genome:
gtgagtcactatcaactgccactGTAGGTTTATACTGGAGCATACAATATAAACTTATATAAGTTTATATTGTATGCTCATTaatcttctccttttgtgttccgcagagaAAAGAATGTCATAGGGgattggaacatcatgagggtgagtaaattatgacagaatttatgtttttgggtgaactatccttttaaatctaTATATACGTTTTCTTTTTTGTGGCGGTGTGGATTCATACCCCTGCAGGAAACACAAAGCATCAGGAAAAAAACAGTGTGAATGAAACAGAAAGTATTAAAAGGCGAGATTAAGAAGGAAAGAGAACAACAGGGTGGAGCACAGACAAGAACATCCAACGATTCTGCTCTCAGATTCACTAACAGTTCACACAAACAATACACAGAACAAGACTGTTCACTAACCTTCATTTGCAAAATGTGGCGACTCCACAGCGTACACCTCTCCTGCCCCAACCTGCGTGCGAGCTGCTAGGTAGAACTTGTAGCGTGTGAAACGGTGAGGCACATTCATTTTGTACTCCGTCACATTGGGTGGAAAACTCTCGACCTTCCTCTCCCCCGCCTGAGTCCCATTCACTGGAGCAGAACAGATTGGAAAAATTGAGAAACAATAATAACAGAAATCCTCCACTAATGAAAGGTTTAAGATAGTTAGATCCAAGTTTATAATAACTGCCACTTggtatgatattttgttatctacaaAACTGCAACGGCATCTGTggttaagtgtggcttaagtgtgtCAAATTACTATTTACAGGCACTGTTTGTGCTTGTGCCTGAAATTTCCTTTGGTTTAAGGTGTGCTCACCTGTGTGGTACTGGAGTGTATATCCAATTAGGATACCATTTGGCTCGACAGGCTTGTCCCACTTCAGGTGAACCACGTCTGTGTGGCTCTGAATCTTGAAGTACTTTGGAGCCCCTGGCTCTATGAAGAGATTATGAAAGCTATTCATACTCTGTATCATATATTAGACATCTAATCATAACTAGACATTCAAATATTAGTAATAAAATACTCTAAAAGTCACTAAAGCAGGTGAAAACTTTGCGTGATGGAAAGCACACGCAAAGGTAAGGTGACTCCTACCTCCCTCCTTGGTGTAAAACTCCACAGTGTTGCTTTGTGGTCCCTCGTATTCTCTATTAGCCACCACCATGTACATTTTGTATTTGCTATAAGGAGAGAGTTCAGTCAGGATGCCAGATGGATGGTCTGCCGTTGTGAAGAAACCTTTATGCAGCTTTGTCTTGTTCACTCTCTGGCCCTTTGTCAGGCTGGCCTCCCGCCAGTAGTACAACTGAAATTGTGATGAAAGTTATGCTAGTTGGTTCTGTTATCAGATCAGAAACAATTCCTTGTAAATGTTGTCAGTGTTGCTTTGTAAAAGTAGAACAAGTAGCAGATGTGGCCAAACACCTTGTACTCCCTAAACTCTCCATTCACAGTGCTGGGGTCCACAGGGGTCCAGTGAATATTTACTTTTGTGCTGTTTATCTTCGACACTTTAAGTGCTGTCGGTGCAGCGGATGGTTCTGAGAATGAAACAAATAGTATCAGTgcaataaaaacagtaaaaatgcTTAACTGCATACTGTAAGTTTTAGGGGTGTAGCGGTTCACTAATCTCATGATTTTATTTGGTTCATGATACTGAACTCATGTTTATGTTTGGTTCATGATTCTTTAAACTAAGTctgaatcaagaaaagttaagattgaaagttatattttattttattataacattaaagacaaatgcaaatgcaaaacagttcctttcctttaaaatgtaGCTAAAATTACTgttcttaaaagtgctaaatAATCCATCAGAGTACATTTCTGGGACTAAAATTAAAAAGCAATGGAGAcaccaaattaaaatataattctgcttgctgaaaatacagaattatgtAAGATACGTATGCTGCATacacactgtcactgattacatttaaaatattttaaattagaaTTGTATTTCTCCAAAATAATATGGTCCCTATTTacatctaaatattatttttttaaataaatttttaatgGAAGAGCATGCTTgtccagttaaataataataatttactgatgaaatcaaatcaaGCATGACATTTGACATTAGGATTATATTCAGCGTTATAGTAGATTAATATGGCACTCATCATTAAACGTCTGTAAACTATAATTTTCTCTTGCGTAGTCAGAGAAGATCAGTCTCATGCTTCAAACGTGCATTCAATCCTCGCGCTGAAAGCCGCGTCTCACTCCCTCTCCTGGTTTCACTTACAGTATTTGCAGCTTCAGCAGAACTCATCATGCAACATCAGTGGCAGCTAGTGTGCAATCATATTTTAGAGCTTCTTCTGTGCAATGAAGCGATTTCCATTTGATGCCCACGTTTCGTAGGCTTAAGCCTTCGCGCATATTGGATGGAACAGAtgctaaaaaaagaaataaataaacgaaataaaactattttaaaactatCCCATCTCCACCATGCACATCGTCACATTTTTTAACCGCAATGTATAGTGCCACGATAATCTGCTAAACCCctaataactttaataataaaaatatgtggTTAATGTGAGTGAACATTTATAATTACCTGAAAATAAACCCAAAATAATCCTGACAGGGTGATTAGGACCATAAATTAATCAGAGAAGTCTTGAATCACcctgaaattttttattttgcgataatggtGGGCTAACTGTATCCTGCCTATAACAAACTTGAATAAAAgggcataaaatattgattttagccCAAATTATgtctgtcaatcgattcaaattgaATCTAATCAAATAATTACATGATATGGCAATTCATCAGATTATTCACGTATATTAATATTTGCAGAAAAAGGCCCCCAAATTAAGATAATTCAATTTAtaagcaaaataattataaatttaatatttaatatgaaatataataatttagatAATAGGTTAAAAGACATGACGTTATTGTGGCAGATAAGTAAAGCATCGATAAGACAATAAAAAGAGTGAACTTAAAACTTTTTTTCCATATCGTAAACATAAGACTTTCACTGGCCTACagctacagtccacagcaatccattttgcagttGATTTCATCAATCTATCCGAGGTAGATTTAAGAGATGTTCTCACAGGATGCGTTCTTGCATTTGTCTGTACACATGTTTAGAGCGTCTCGCTGTGGTTTTGTCacgttcagggctggactggtaatctggcataccggtcattttcccagtgggccgatcaggggcagactggccattgggagaaccaagcCGGCCGGTGGGTCGTCCgcaaaatgtgccgaatgggccgcgttAAGCTCAAATGTGCCGCTGTGTTATGCAGAATGCAAAATGACAGCGAACACCCCTTTTGGACAACTTTCGGATCAACACCcctccccccccccacccccccatccacaagttttgggccagttgccatgtaacatcccagtccagccctggtcacgttcaactggttttcagcatctctagccATAAATGCCACGTTTTTAGGAcagtgtgtcaagttaaatgtagttggaAACTTTAAAAAACCACTCGAGACCCCTGGACTCCAGCTATTTTTGACCAGAATTTGGTtagttgtctgtacagctgctcGTTGCTTATACAACTGGAGCTGTGCTTACTGCCACAACTGGCTGAAACACGCAAAAACAAGGAAGTGGCACTTGAAGGTTGCTGTtggtaggaaaattccttattatgTTGGAGTGATTAATTGCGTATTtctttattatgtgagaagaaagacacAATGGAATGCAATAAGAGACAATAAAAGTAGTAATACTGTGGAGGCGAGGGCATGGTCGAGCGTTCGTCTGGAAAGAGAATAAGCGGTAAGGGTTGTCACATGAGATGAACTGCTGGTAACTGCTCGTTTCTGTGTTCGCAGTGAGAGATGGGGGAAGTAAAAGGGGTAAGACCTCAGAgtgtagagagagagtgagacagacactCGAAGCTGTCTTTGTGTTGGCCACTGCCGTCTATTACTTGAGAGGTTGAAGCTTTACCGTTACGCTTTAGGCAAACGTGTTTTATTTTGGGTGCATCAATAAAAAGTAACATTCCTGCCATATCCCGCCTCCTCATTCCATTGAACACATTAAAACAACCATGCAGGAAATCTGTTGCATGGGACAGCAGTCAATTATACACTTTAACAGTCATTATATCAAAATATGTGATCGCAGAGTGCTgcgactgaccaatcagaatcaagtatttcacATATCTAAAATGTTTGTACTTACTGTCTTCCCCAGAATAACCAATGACTATGTTTGACTCCGGACCATGTCCAAAGTCATTCACAGCTTGTATTTTGATCTCATAAGGAACATAGGTGTCTGTAGAATGAACAACGTGCTTCGCTTTGGTGGTGGTTATGTTGTTCCACTCATCCTCTGTGTCTTTCATTCTCCAGCAGAGCACATATTGCAGGTTTGGCCCATTCCTTTCGGTGTTCTGCAGGGCCTGTGTAGTGTACAGATTCATCAGCTTGGAGTAGCATCTCTCTGGTTTTTAagattggttttacaacatgtgtCTGGTCTTTTTACCTGCCATGTGATCTCCATATTGTTTTTCTTACTTCCCCAGCCTTTAAGACTACTTGGGACAACATCAGGAGCTGAAATACAGCACCAAAATTTGCTAAACTAATGTCACGATACTCAAATATGCATTAAAactcatagcacacacacacatatttgggtaaaatatttttttttaaaaagaaaatctctCGAAACCCTTGAATTCAGGGTTGCGATTGACATCTTGACATGTCTGCTGTCActaagtgtggtttgttgcctgttcagctggagttgcacttactgccccctgctgagtTGGACTCGTAAAAACAAAAAGGTGGTCCTCAAACTTGAATTGCCCCAATGGTAGTAAAAAATTCCTTATAATGTCCCCCTATAATGTTCTTTTAATGATTGTGTCATTTAATCACACTGAATAAGCACGTTAAATCGACATTCACAAtctttaattacaaaatgttttattgataattttcagtattgaatgatgtacaactatatttatatatatttaaccaaCCATCTCTAATACCATAATTTCTGATCCTTATGCTGTGCATTCTATTTAACTGACTACTTACGAGCTCCACTGGTCTGATAGCGTGCAGAGGGGTGGCTGGGTTGACTCTGGCCCACAGCATTGATTGCAATAACTCTGAACTGGTAGTTGACAAAGGGTGATAGCTGCAGGTTAACTGAGTTTAGGTTGCCATCATGTGTAGACAGGTTCTGCCACTTCCCCGGCTCCCACCTGTCCTCTTCAAATTGTACTAGAAAATCTGTAGTAATGTAGGAAGTAGGGTGTTAAAGGCGGGTGTTTCAATAAGGTCAAGTATCAATTTGTGTAATTGGTCTTACGTGTAACAGGGCTGTTGTTTTCATCCCCAGGCACCCAGGTGAGTCTGACACTACGAGCTGATGGGTCAGATAGCTCAAGATCCTGAGGGGCGTTGGGTCGATCTGTAGGAGGATAACAAGCTAATCAGGCATGTTAACTTAAACAAGCACTTGCTtcatttcaaaagtaaacaaTCACAATATAAAAAAGATCTTGATTGTTAGCTCCTTTCATTGGATATTAGGAAAAACTGTTAGATATGTTACCTGCAGAGGCACTACGATTTGAGGCAGATGAGATGTCATCCTCTACGATGTAAAGGTCAAAAGGTCAAAGGGCAAGTGTTAGGGTTATTAGCAGGAGCCATGCCTTAGTTTTAATCTTCAAGAAAACTATTTAAGGGGCTACATTTTCATAACAGAAAGTATTGTTGTGTTAATTTGAAAAGTTAAAGAGACAGAACTACAAGTTACAGAAGAAAAATAATAGTTTAGGGTAGTTTAATATTCTCTTGATATGTCACGTTACTAACCCACATGTCCATATCTATTTAGTAACTATTATGAAGTAAGTCAGTAACTAGCCATTAGCAAACATGAACTGACAACATTGTTATAAGCAGTTTATCACTGTATAgtaagtgtatgtatgtgtgtgtgtacctataACTGTAAGGCGAGCTGAAGCAGAGTCTTCATCTATTTCAGTTTTGGAAGTGCATGTATAGGTTCCCCCATCTTCTGGATTTATATTAGTAATAATCAAGGATTGATCATCCTTTTTTAACCGGCTCCTATAACATACAGACATTAGACATCAGATACAGGATTTTTCAGCTATTACTCCATGTCTTTTAACTTTGAGGTTATCTATTTATATTCtaatgtactcctaaaagtttcaaaaatatatatatacaattttaaaatatacagtctttcttttctaggaaaactgacataaaaatattgatgactcatcttgcactcactcACGGATGCATTCAAATTTCTTCTCAGTAAAATGCTCTCAAGAATTAAAATGTCCTTTCCCCAAAAATCACCTGCAACCAGCTAGCAattgcaagtagcaaatcatggttcacatCTTTAATGTAATCTAAAGGCTATAAACCAATACTTTGGCAATGTCACTTTggtctattggctatttaaaaaacaaGGATCATTTCTCGCCCCAGTGTCAACTGTTCAACAATGATTTCACTGggtctttaaaaagaaaagaaaaaagtttaaaacagtatataatgataatgatagatttaattattgtaatattaaGTATAGTGTTATGTTGTATTACATCCAGGTGATGCTTAGAGGCTTATCATCTTTCAGCCATGTGACTGTAGCATGGAGGGATGGATCATGTTTTTCTTGACAGACAAAGCGAACTGTGCTTCCTCTGGGTTTGGTGACATGCTCTGGGGCTCGCACTATTCTTGTAGGCTCTGGAATGAAGCACAACACACATAAATATCAAATATGAGGgcgtattgatacagatttcctgattcgattagATTCAGATTGGATTAGAATCCAATTCATttaggtatatttcagttataatgtcattttattaaatataaaataaattctctctcagccaATGCTGTCCTTTTTATAAAGGGGactttctaacttggtacattctGACCATTTCTGTACATTTTacaattagtttttcatcattttggccaTGTTTATATACATATTCATACTGTTTGCAAgtatttacagtacatacagtacaagTGCTAAAACAGTACCGTCTCTTTAAGAATTTCGGCAATGGTGCTATGTTTGATTATGATTAACTGTTtaaattattcaatgacaaatagaTTGCTTAGGTCTCGTctatggacacacattacacggaacaagtAAAACCACATTTTTACTCTCAAAGTTttcacgcagtgaaaggatctggatgctgaacttcttcactggtgagtgaaataggaacatttaccagccagtggcaaATCACTGGCGTTTTCAGTTACACAGCGCAAAATTTGGTCATATGCAAGTGGTTTATTTGCATCGATCTtgtgatttaagaatcaatattgggatcattcaaatgaagatcgtaaTGCATCGGACAAGCAATATTTTCACCCAACCATAATGTATAATTTGACATGTatgattttaatgtttaataataaactacaaGGCATTATTGTATGAGTCGTACCTTTGACCTCCAGGCGCACCTGATTCTCTGTCTGGCCCAGGATGTTGCTTGCGACACAGGTGTATGTGCCCTGGTCTTCTGGCCGAGCCTGTGCGATCTCCAAAGTACCATTCTGGTACAGTTTGTACTGACCACCGTCCAGACCACTGCCTAGGCCATTCTTAAACCtgagcacacacacgcatatacagtatgaattatattaaattctattTGCCTGTATCATGGTCAATAAATCAAAGACAAGCTTACCAGCGCAGTGAAGGGATTGGTGAACCAAAGAAAGGACAGTCAAGGAAGGTCCTGTTGTTTTCAATGACTTTGATCAACTGGTTCTTTGAGCCTagcattcgtggagccatgtctATGAAGATGCAACAACATTTCACAACCTGTGTCTGAATATTATGAATTCTGATTGACTGATGGTTATTTCCTACCCAGGATGTTGACAAACGCATTGGTCAATAGGTAACCATGCTCGTTGGAGGCGTTGCACTGATACACAGCACTGCTGCCAATCTGCACTGAGTTGAACATTATGGTGTCACCAAGAACATTTTGGTTTGGGTTTGGCACTTCACCTAAAGTTACACAAAGAGAAGAGAAAAGGATGCATCACTGTTCTGATTTGATAACTTAAAAAGGTCTTACGTTAGGATAGCAGCTAAAATATCACGTTACTTAGTAGTATCACAATACCGCTCATGTTGTTTGGATACATTGCTGGATGCATGGGCTGAATGTAGTGTCTATTCTGTTCTTGTATTAATTCTTGTTGTTTTTCGCCAAAATATTATTGTTACtgtattaaatatataactattattatttaaaaatagtatAGTTCTGTATTAGGCCATGgccattattattaaaactgatagTTTTGAAACGGCTTtccattaccgcatactttggaaaattatgacGTTACACCCTGTCTTGACGCGATGCACTAAAACGGCTTGAGGCTTCACTGCACAAGTCGAAATTAATATTCTAAATGATGTACAGAAAGCATGGATTAATCAGCTGTGAGCTCGAGAAGTCTTCAGCAAGAGGAAAATAACCTTTCTTTTCAACCTtcaatttaaacatttacttattatataattattatagtaATGTTATTGTTGCTAAAGCTGTGTAAACATGTGGTTAGacaaaatatataatgtaaataagtAGACAAGAGACCAAAAACATCACAAGCTGGCTTTGATGTTGCAGTaagaattatttaaatatgtaacaaacTAAATTCATGATAAAAAAGATTCTAAGGTATGATAAGtatagtacatttattttaattcagacgGATGCGATGATAAAGTAACTGGAATAGCTCTGCGGGGCATCAGCAATAGAACTGTGCTTACTGTAAGGTGCTACCCTACTTGAAGCAGGtgcccagtgtagacagggtgttaggaAACAGAAAACCTAGAGGTTTCAAACTTAAacggattaatgtggatgtgACGCATTCCAGTGACTCTTTAATTTCACAGAAAACTGAAGGAGGTCTTTGCTCTATTACAATACTACCATTTGAAAAATACTGTGGTATTTTAAAGCTTGAGTTCTGTGGTAGCACCGTAGCACCTGTATACCGTGCAACACTAATTCTACAACAAGGAATCCACTGACTCACTCTCTATAGGTTCCCCATTTACCAGCCATTGGATAGTGGGTTTAGGGTTCCCACTGGCACGACACACTAATCGTCCACTCTCTTCAGGAGCAAGCACCAGATTGGTGGGCTTATCTAGCCAATAAGGAGCAGCTGTACACAGAAATAAGGAAGAAGTAAAAGTAAGACCAAAAAACAGTACATCTACAATCTCATCAACAATACACCTTAATCGCCCCTATGGCTCACCTTTGACCTGAACTTCAACCGAGTGGCGAATACTCCCGATCTTGTTGCTGGCCAAGCAGATGTAGCCACCAGAGTCTTCTTCGGATACATTGTGGATGTGTAATGTCTTATTAAAGTTTTCAAGCTTGACTTTTTGTAATGGCAGGTCTCCTCCTCTTTTAAACCACTTAATGGTAGGTGTTGGGCTGGGTGAGTAgataaaaaggaaagaaaggCAAAATTGTATGTtgttaatgatttgatttgattaaattagCAAATAACATGTAATCACAAACTAATGCTGAagaatgttgtgtttttttgtcgACACTCACACTCCAGCTGCTATACACTCCAGAAGAAGCTGCTCTCCTCGTAGGACCATCTTGGAGCTAGATGACGCCTTTGGAGACAGAAAGCTAGGCTGGGTTTCTGGCACATTACGTGCTGTGAAAAGAAAGGACACACTTAGCAACATGCTCTGAGAAAGACATCCTTTATGTTAGAAACTACTACATACAacttttagggtgctttcacacttggttcgattgcttggaccaaACCCAAGTTCATTTCCTCCCCCTCCCGCTGGTCTccgttcacatcatattatttgggtccaaACTACAGTCCGATTACAtcatcaacgtgagtacaagTGGCAGCTGtgtaccactgtaactaggtaaccACTCGAGAAGACGTCCCTGTGTTAAGTATTAAGGTTTGTCTCTTTAGATTTAGCATGAAAACTTGCCATGCACAGAACGACACATGTGTTTGTCTCCCGTGGATGTATTGAATTTGCAATTGTGTAATGAATATTATTGTCTGTCTTCCACGAGCCTGTAGAtgcgttgcaagagatgtgaagcaTGTGAGCTGCTCTATAAAGGGGATTTATTTGGagacaagcaggtatgagaaatgattatacctcaataattGTGATCGTGAGCCTGCAAAGACTCAAATTATACGTCATCACAAGCGGTTCACTTCCAATTTGGTACAATtacgttcatatcagcagcgaaccgtaccaGAGTTCAAATAGACCATACCCCAGACCAACTTTTTCAATGGACCAGGATGCAGTTCAAAACAGTGTTCACATTATCCAaaacaccaaaagtgctagtgtgaaagcacccttacaaACACTCTCAGGAAAAATGGCTGTCATTTGGGCGGAACCCTCAGGGGGATCTTTTCTGTACCTCTagttcaaatataaaaaaatgttgggTACACACTTGTACCCTAAGGACATATTGTGTAACTTTTAAAGGTACGTTCATATGTTTTGTTCCTCTGAGaacaaaaaaagtacttttttgtaTCTTTAAGGATACAAATATCCAAAACAAGTGTACCACAGAGATGGCCTTGTAACTTAAACAGTACCTTTTTTCTGAGAGTGAACATTGATTAAGAATCGTTGCTCTCTCAGCTGTAAAGACCAGCCTAACCTAGATCTAGCTGGTTTATGTTGGTTAGTGCtgatctagctggtggaccagcatagccatgttgtTAGTTTCAATGGTCACATACACAATatgttatttatttgattaatacataGTCTTGATTAATCACCACTAATTTGTATTACAGTAAGACAACTATTTGGTTTCTAACAGGGCAAATACAGGAAATATTTTGACTTCTTtctagtatttttttattgaaaaggcAATAAAATTTATGAAATGCTGCATTTCCAGTGAAAGAAGTACATTtgtttcaacaacaacaaaaaaggtcTGGACATATACagcaatttattttaaacaaataaaaaaaaatacatgtcaaACGAACTCCATCGTTATTATTGTAAAATCATTTGAAATTCATATATATAACATAAGCATAAAAGAAGAATCACATAACTGTGACAACAGACAGATGGTTAGTTGTGGACATAAACCTCTTTTTATGTGCAGACACAGACAACTGTCTCCCTGAGGAAGACTTGATGAGCATGGCAGTATTAATCCCTATTGTAATGTATATCTAGCAGTAAGATTAGCTTTGCCTGCAGCTATTAGAATTGTGAGCAGTGCTTGTGTAGAGGGAGTGACAGCAGCCTTTGTTGGTCACATTAAGTGGGAGGAGAATGCATGGGAGATTAGACCATGAAGCTGCCAGAAACACATGTTCCACGCCAGTGTCACGTGTGTCTGTGGTGACAGTGGTGCCAGTTTCCTGTCAGTGGGACATCACAATGCTCTGATGGAGATTATGGAACTACTTTATGTCAAGAATCAAGATAGCCCCACAAAGGTTGTGTATTACAAAGAACCCTGATCTTTACGATATTTTATGGATGGATATATACTGTAGGTGAATCTCATGAAGCCTatataaatgaacattatttcaagtttgtttatttttttaaaactcaaagcagaaaaaaaagatctattatttaaaatgataaagtttcactttcctttttttatatttagtatcGATACAGCATGGTAGTATTAGCTGTAtagtaatgtttttaatttaatttatgaaaaacaaaattacagtctttacagacacacacacacacacacacacacacacacacacacatatacatatatatatatatatatatatatatatatatatatatatatatatatcatttatttatttttctgagaTGACATTTTCTTAACAGGCTTCATGAGAATCCCCCATTTTCTTCATATCCACTACCACCCTTAAGCCACACCCTTTGATATATGTAAGGATTTGCATATGGTTATCATTGGATTAGAGTTGCTGAAATATTAATGAACACAGAGAGGTAGCTTTTTACGTCCAGCCTATCCTCTTACTTTCAGTATCATATCTCTAACGAGCTAGGTGATTAGGATAATTAAAGCAATTACCAAAGAAAATTTGACTATTGGTCCCTCAGAACACAACCAAGGCTGAAATGTGTTTCAGCTTGTGattaaactatgaaaaaaaaaaattagcaatAGGACTTGTTTCTTATTTTATCCCAAGTCATCTTattaaaaaaagcacacaaagtaACTTAAGCACTGAGTGATAAGTTCTACTGTCTATAAATGCTATGTTAAGCCAATGTCATTGCTAGTGTATTATATATCCAACACACAGGTAATGCATTTCCTCAGGTGTGTGTGGTTAGAAACAGAAGCACTAGCTCGGTTAAAGTGTTTTTTACCGAAGCGCACAGACAATAGACTAGCTGTGTGTGGAACTCACCACCATACAGGTCAGTGGAGTTGAGAAAGGTGTCATTATAAGGCTCCTCTGCGAATAAAGTTGCATTTTATCAACACAAACACCAATACAGGAAACATCAAATGCACTGAATTGCAATTAGGATGATAATGCAGTTAAAAGTTCATAATGTTTTTAACTACATGGCTGGTCTTGGTAATCTGCTATATGGATGCCCTGAAACAAAGACAGTCTGTAAAGGCAGAAGGGGGATGGTCCCTCAAATCATAACAGACATGATGAAAGTTGATTAGATAAAATGAATCCCTTTGGGGTCTTGATGAAagtatcacaaaataaacacttgaCTTTGGTAAACCTGTGATCAATAACCAAACAGAAACCAATCATTTGTATGGattaaaggggaaaaacatcctgcaaataaaatgcaaaaagacAATATATGAATGTCCTCTGGCATACTGCAGTTTTACCTCCTCACCACTAGATGGTAATATTCACAT
Encoded proteins:
- the LOC127626151 gene encoding neurofascin-like isoform X2, whose amino-acid sequence is MRTQGQWAVLAVLSIILLLSDEAAPIEVPLDPKIQQELKQPPTIVKQSLKDYIVDPRDNIIIECEAKGNPVPTFQWRRNGKFFNVEKDPRVTMRKRSGTLEIKSSGKPEDYEGEYQCFATNDFGTAISNKILLQVSKSPLWPKEVLEPVTVREGASLVLPCNPPPGLPPPETFWMDSFIMPIAQDKRVSMGLNGDLFFSNVLAKDANTDYSCNARFEFTHTIQQKNPFTLKVQTTRNVPETQPSFLSPKASSSSKMVLRGEQLLLECIAAGVPTPTIKWFKRGGDLPLQKVKLENFNKTLHIHNVSEEDSGGYICLASNKIGSIRHSVEVQVKAAPYWLDKPTNLVLAPEESGRLVCRASGNPKPTIQWLVNGEPIESEVPNPNQNVLGDTIMFNSVQIGSSAVYQCNASNEHGYLLTNAFVNILDMAPRMLGSKNQLIKVIENNRTFLDCPFFGSPIPSLRWFKNGLGSGLDGGQYKLYQNGTLEIAQARPEDQGTYTCVASNILGQTENQVRLEVKEPTRIVRAPEHVTKPRGSTVRFVCQEKHDPSLHATVTWLKDDKPLSITWMSRLKKDDQSLIITNINPEDGGTYTCTSKTEIDEDSASARLTVIEDDISSASNRSASADRPNAPQDLELSDPSARSVRLTWVPGDENNSPVTHFLVQFEEDRWEPGKWQNLSTHDGNLNSVNLQLSPFVNYQFRVIAINAVGQSQPSHPSARYQTSGAPPDVVPSSLKGWGSKKNNMEITWQALQNTERNGPNLQYVLCWRMKDTEDEWNNITTTKAKHVVHSTDTYVPYEIKIQAVNDFGHGPESNIVIGYSGEDKPSAAPTALKVSKINSTKVNIHWTPVDPSTVNGEFREYKLYYWREASLTKGQRVNKTKLHKGFFTTADHPSGILTELSPYSKYKMYMVVANREYEGPQSNTVEFYTKEGEPGAPKYFKIQSHTDVVHLKWDKPVEPNGILIGYTLQYHTVNGTQAGERKVESFPPNVTEYKMNVPHRFTRYKFYLAARTQVGAGEVYAVESPHFANEGTPDTDSTVVAVNFTDALMFETPPPPPPLSTAPIPTIFAPEPATPAPTLAALPKPTTTTTTTTTTTTTTTTTTTTASTTILPVRPVAPKTVDWKMLAPNVKIWNLTVDANNDYANVSWKHNFSVDSSEFVLEFTLDSNGSMRSVQVNHQPPIKLAGLVAGAKYRLRVYSHEHHSISSDYVTFETGRAYKEQEDIATQGWFIGLMCAVALLVLILLIVCFIKRSRGGKYPVREKKDLPLDPVDHKDQDGSFDYQNENRSLERESSDEDNKPLQGSQTSLDGNVKESDDSLVDYGEGGDGQFNEDGSFIGQYTVKKDKEETEGNESSEATSPVNAIYSLA